Proteins found in one Kangiella sediminilitoris genomic segment:
- the gorA gene encoding glutathione-disulfide reductase, which produces MTVKHYDFIAIGGGSGGIASANRASMHGAKAAIIESKALGGTCVNVGCVPKKAMWYGAQVAEAFKYAPDYGFNASNVDFDWGKLVESREAYISRIHKSYERNLGNNNVDVIHGHAKFVGKHELEVDGERYTADHIVIATGGYPIIPDVPGAEHGIDSDGFFALKQQPKSAVVVGAGYIAVEIAGVLNALGTETCLAVRKHKPLRDFDDLLSDSLVEVMNHNGVKLHTHSVPRSVKKLDDGQLELELENGDVIGPVETLIWAVGRAPATDSLNLDKTNVTKDADGFIKTDKYQNTTAKGIYAIGDNTGRLALTPVAIQAGRRLAERLFNGKDKEHLDYTNVPTVVFSHPPIGTVGMTEEKAKETYGEDNIKVYNSSFTSMYSALTQHREPAKMKLVCAGPEERIVGLHGIGFGVDEMLQGFAVAVKMGARKADFDNTVAIHPTSAEEFVTMR; this is translated from the coding sequence ATGACTGTTAAACACTATGATTTTATCGCTATTGGTGGAGGCAGCGGAGGTATTGCTTCCGCTAATCGTGCTTCCATGCATGGCGCTAAAGCTGCAATCATTGAGAGCAAGGCATTAGGCGGCACCTGTGTCAACGTTGGCTGTGTACCGAAGAAAGCAATGTGGTACGGCGCTCAGGTGGCCGAGGCATTTAAATACGCTCCTGATTACGGGTTTAATGCTTCTAATGTGGACTTTGACTGGGGCAAGCTGGTTGAAAGTCGTGAAGCCTATATTTCACGTATCCACAAAAGCTATGAACGAAATCTTGGTAATAATAACGTCGATGTCATTCATGGACATGCCAAGTTTGTGGGTAAGCACGAACTTGAGGTCGATGGAGAGCGTTATACAGCAGATCATATTGTTATCGCTACTGGTGGTTATCCCATTATCCCTGATGTGCCAGGAGCAGAGCATGGCATCGATTCGGATGGTTTTTTTGCACTTAAGCAACAGCCTAAATCGGCTGTGGTTGTAGGGGCTGGCTATATTGCCGTAGAGATCGCCGGCGTGCTTAATGCGCTGGGTACGGAGACCTGTCTGGCTGTACGTAAGCATAAACCACTACGTGATTTTGATGACTTATTGTCTGACAGTCTGGTCGAGGTGATGAATCACAACGGTGTGAAATTACATACGCATAGCGTTCCTCGGTCGGTTAAAAAATTGGATGATGGTCAGTTGGAACTGGAATTGGAAAATGGTGATGTCATAGGCCCTGTAGAAACTTTGATTTGGGCGGTGGGTCGTGCTCCGGCTACTGACAGCCTGAATCTTGATAAAACCAATGTGACTAAAGACGCAGATGGCTTTATCAAGACTGATAAATACCAAAATACGACGGCTAAAGGGATTTATGCTATAGGTGATAATACCGGAAGACTGGCGCTAACTCCTGTCGCTATTCAGGCAGGTCGACGATTGGCGGAACGTCTGTTCAATGGCAAAGATAAGGAGCACCTGGACTATACCAACGTTCCGACTGTGGTATTCAGTCACCCACCCATCGGTACAGTTGGCATGACCGAAGAGAAGGCGAAGGAAACCTACGGTGAGGATAATATCAAGGTCTATAATTCCTCCTTTACATCGATGTACTCGGCACTCACGCAGCATCGAGAGCCCGCTAAGATGAAACTTGTCTGTGCAGGGCCGGAAGAGCGCATTGTTGGGCTCCATGGAATTGGTTTTGGCGTAGACGAAATGCTGCAGGGCTTTGCTGTTGCGGTGAAAATGGGGGCGAGAAAAGCTGATTTTGACAATACTGTGGCGATTCATCCAACCTCTGCAGAAGAATTTGTCACCATGCGTTGA
- a CDS encoding glycosyltransferase family 2 protein, producing MSTIPVSVFIIAQDEEQHIGRLLDSCQMFDEIIVVDSGSKDNTQSIAESKGAKVVHHDWQGYARQKHFAMGLCQHEWVLNLDADEELTDEFVNEVQSFIAGNHDCVALKCRRNDLFIGRFFSRFTRLPTNTRLFLKAHAKYRLEDKVHEGPDFEKKIGYTNVYFKHYGYSNIAELTDKYNKYSSLKAEEKFHKGKRPSVLKLILIYPLEFIRNYLVYRYCFSGLRGFIFSHLSAYYALLKEAKLFEFSKTS from the coding sequence ATGAGTACTATTCCTGTCAGCGTATTTATAATTGCCCAAGATGAAGAGCAGCATATCGGTCGTTTATTGGATAGCTGTCAGATGTTTGATGAGATAATTGTGGTTGATAGCGGCAGCAAAGATAATACACAGTCTATTGCTGAGAGTAAGGGTGCAAAAGTTGTCCATCATGACTGGCAGGGTTACGCTCGACAAAAGCACTTCGCAATGGGTTTGTGCCAACATGAGTGGGTTCTAAACCTCGATGCGGACGAAGAGCTAACCGATGAATTCGTTAATGAGGTACAAAGCTTCATTGCCGGAAATCATGACTGTGTAGCGCTCAAATGCCGACGCAACGATCTTTTTATTGGTCGATTTTTCTCCCGGTTTACGCGTCTCCCAACCAACACCCGACTTTTTTTAAAAGCCCATGCCAAGTACCGCTTAGAAGATAAAGTACACGAAGGGCCTGATTTTGAAAAAAAGATCGGCTATACCAATGTCTATTTTAAGCATTATGGTTATTCCAACATAGCCGAGCTAACAGACAAATATAATAAATACTCCTCACTCAAAGCCGAAGAAAAGTTTCACAAGGGTAAGCGCCCGTCGGTTCTTAAATTAATTCTTATTTATCCGTTAGAGTTTATTCGAAATTATTTAGTATACCGCTACTGTTTCTCGGGACTCAGAGGCTTTATTTTTTCACATTTGTCCGCATATTATGCTTTATTGAAAGAAGCAAAACTCTTTGAATTCAGCAAAACATCCTAG
- a CDS encoding ATP-grasp domain-containing protein, producing the protein MNIAIASCQNLPDWEKDDIPFFNELDELGVSYQILAWDSDTDWSQFDACLLRTTWDYQERIDEFMQWIKSVSTQTRLINSRAIVEWNSHKSYLKELEHAGIRITPSEWLQQGQSYDVKALMDKHGWQKGFLKPLVGANARECLRFSIRSEFELELAQKHIDKLCPVEDLVLQPYLSSVETFGETSGIFFGGKYSHGTRKVPVKGDFRVQDDYGASDYVYHLTDDELEQAHKAIQYITEKAGPPLYARVDFLHHKGGPVFVNELELIEPSLFFRHGGRESCKKFAQELVNTLQKTH; encoded by the coding sequence ATGAATATAGCCATTGCCAGTTGTCAGAATTTACCGGACTGGGAAAAAGACGATATACCATTCTTTAATGAACTGGATGAACTCGGTGTTTCATATCAGATTCTTGCCTGGGACAGCGATACAGACTGGTCACAGTTTGACGCCTGTCTACTTCGCACCACCTGGGATTATCAAGAACGTATCGATGAATTCATGCAATGGATTAAGTCTGTCAGTACACAGACTCGATTGATTAACTCCAGAGCCATCGTTGAGTGGAACAGCCATAAAAGCTATTTGAAAGAGCTGGAACATGCAGGGATTAGAATTACACCTTCGGAATGGCTTCAGCAAGGCCAGTCCTACGACGTCAAAGCATTAATGGACAAGCATGGCTGGCAAAAAGGATTCCTCAAACCACTTGTCGGAGCCAATGCTCGCGAGTGTCTACGCTTCTCGATCCGTTCAGAATTTGAACTTGAGTTAGCACAAAAACACATTGATAAACTTTGCCCCGTAGAAGATCTCGTTTTACAGCCCTATCTTTCCAGTGTTGAAACGTTCGGGGAGACTTCTGGTATATTCTTTGGTGGCAAATACAGTCACGGCACCCGTAAAGTTCCGGTGAAAGGTGATTTCCGAGTACAGGATGATTATGGAGCCAGTGACTATGTGTACCACTTGACCGACGATGAACTGGAACAGGCTCACAAAGCTATCCAATACATCACCGAAAAAGCGGGGCCACCACTATATGCTCGAGTGGACTTCCTTCACCATAAAGGGGGACCGGTATTCGTTAATGAACTTGAGCTGATTGAACCTTCGTTATTCTTTCGCCATGGAGGCCGCGAAAGTTGTAAAAAGTTTGCACAGGAACTTGTAAATACACTACAAAAGACCCATTAG
- a CDS encoding gamma carbonic anhydrase family protein — protein sequence MTIRTFQKKTPKLGDKAFVDDSALVLGDVEIGDDSSIWPMAVLRGDVHSIRVGKRTSIQDGTVCHVTHAGPYDPEGHDLTIGDNVTVGHKAILHGCTIEDNCLIGMGAVVMDGAIVRENAIIGANSLVPPGRELASGYLWVGSPARKIRKLTEEELKFFKYSADNYVKLKNQHMED from the coding sequence ATGACAATTCGAACTTTTCAGAAAAAAACACCAAAACTCGGTGACAAAGCCTTCGTTGATGATTCTGCATTAGTCCTTGGAGATGTTGAGATCGGTGATGACAGCTCAATATGGCCGATGGCAGTATTGAGAGGTGATGTACATTCAATCAGAGTTGGTAAACGAACCAGTATTCAAGATGGAACTGTCTGTCACGTTACACATGCTGGACCTTACGATCCTGAGGGACATGACCTTACTATCGGTGATAATGTGACGGTTGGTCATAAAGCCATCTTACACGGCTGTACCATTGAGGATAACTGTCTGATAGGTATGGGTGCTGTTGTTATGGATGGGGCTATTGTTCGTGAGAATGCCATTATTGGTGCCAACAGCCTTGTCCCTCCTGGTCGTGAGTTGGCGAGTGGTTATCTTTGGGTAGGATCACCTGCGCGTAAAATCAGAAAGCTGACAGAAGAAGAACTGAAATTCTTCAAGTATTCTGCTGATAATTATGTGAAGCTAAAAAATCAGCATATGGAAGATTAG
- a CDS encoding DUF481 domain-containing protein, protein MTMKKTFAALAVIFAAPTAFADGLLSDAPEEGYIGNIDIGYISTSGNTETESMNGEFNWTARASENWATGIQITGVTNSSEGTRDAENYTFSWNNRYDLTEKSFFYGLVDYMNDYFGAYDYQAGAYVGYGHQFYKSDDGHLSLGFGLGYRINAVFIGEDEKENVLRGDFDFAHQLTDTARFTQVIRAVWGDEVDTYTSKSAITTKISENLAMKLAYLVNYNSVVPAGAEKTDRTTTVGISYSF, encoded by the coding sequence ATGACAATGAAAAAAACTTTTGCAGCACTTGCTGTTATTTTTGCAGCCCCAACGGCCTTCGCTGATGGTCTACTTTCTGACGCGCCTGAAGAGGGTTATATCGGTAATATCGATATTGGATATATCAGTACCTCTGGTAATACAGAAACCGAGAGCATGAACGGTGAATTCAACTGGACTGCGCGCGCCAGTGAGAACTGGGCCACCGGTATTCAAATTACGGGAGTAACAAACTCCAGTGAAGGGACTCGTGATGCTGAAAATTATACCTTTAGCTGGAATAATCGTTATGACTTAACTGAGAAAAGTTTCTTCTACGGCCTTGTTGATTACATGAATGATTATTTTGGTGCTTATGACTATCAGGCTGGTGCCTATGTTGGTTACGGTCATCAGTTTTATAAAAGTGATGATGGACACTTATCTCTTGGTTTTGGTTTAGGTTACCGTATTAATGCCGTTTTCATTGGTGAAGATGAAAAAGAAAACGTACTTCGTGGTGACTTTGACTTTGCCCACCAATTGACTGACACAGCACGTTTTACTCAGGTCATTCGAGCAGTTTGGGGTGATGAGGTTGATACTTATACTTCAAAGTCGGCTATTACTACTAAGATCTCTGAAAACCTAGCCATGAAGCTCGCTTACCTGGTTAACTACAACTCAGTAGTCCCAGCTGGCGCGGAAAAAACAGACCGCACCACCACAGTCGGTATCAGCTACAGCTTCTAG
- a CDS encoding TraB/GumN family protein: MNKILGIVLAGLIGMIGCSNEPTNNKDLDVSKATKSVETKQSDENQHNSKPDVKSEITDESVNTDYTPALWKIEHNGTTSYLFGSIHMGEADMYPLPDAVNKAFSASDSIAVEIDLSSINQAELAQTIQSIAIDPENPLNTVLKEETLAEYEEYCEETKSPCQMFNSFEPWFAGMTLEALSMQQSGYSEQYGIDNYFLGQAKDKNKNIIELESIDFQLSLFDQMPLELQDMFLYSVVTKEGNDTDELVSAWKQGNVEEFIANSYEDAKQKGMDEEAYEQFMDALLYQRNRGMADGIAEQIEQGKALFAVVGAAHYGGDKSVNHYLEEKGYKVERVDY, translated from the coding sequence ATGAACAAGATTTTAGGGATTGTCTTAGCTGGGTTAATTGGAATGATAGGATGCAGCAATGAGCCCACCAATAATAAAGACCTTGATGTTAGCAAGGCTACAAAAAGCGTTGAGACAAAACAGTCAGACGAAAACCAACATAACAGTAAACCAGATGTTAAGTCAGAGATAACCGATGAGAGTGTCAACACAGATTACACGCCGGCTCTATGGAAAATAGAACATAACGGAACGACTTCCTACCTGTTCGGTTCTATTCACATGGGAGAGGCTGATATGTACCCTCTTCCAGATGCTGTCAACAAGGCCTTTTCTGCTTCAGATTCTATCGCGGTAGAAATCGATCTTTCCAGCATCAATCAAGCAGAGCTTGCACAAACTATTCAAAGCATTGCCATTGATCCCGAAAACCCGTTAAACACCGTGTTAAAGGAAGAAACCCTGGCTGAATACGAGGAGTACTGTGAAGAGACGAAAAGTCCCTGCCAGATGTTTAATTCCTTCGAGCCATGGTTTGCGGGCATGACGCTGGAAGCACTAAGCATGCAACAGTCCGGTTATAGCGAACAGTATGGTATCGATAATTACTTCCTTGGCCAGGCTAAAGACAAAAATAAAAACATCATTGAACTCGAATCCATTGATTTTCAGTTATCTCTTTTTGATCAGATGCCACTAGAGCTTCAGGACATGTTTCTCTACAGTGTGGTTACCAAAGAAGGTAATGATACTGACGAGCTGGTATCAGCCTGGAAGCAAGGTAATGTGGAAGAATTCATAGCTAACAGTTACGAAGATGCTAAGCAAAAAGGAATGGATGAGGAAGCCTATGAGCAATTTATGGATGCTTTGCTTTATCAGCGTAACCGTGGCATGGCGGATGGCATCGCTGAACAGATTGAGCAAGGTAAGGCCTTATTCGCAGTCGTAGGCGCCGCTCATTATGGTGGAGACAAAAGCGTAAACCACTATCTTGAGGAAAAAGGATATAAGGTAGAGCGTGTAGATTACTAA
- a CDS encoding adenylyltransferase/cytidyltransferase family protein yields the protein MRVITFGTFDVFHVGHVNILERARACGTELYVGVSSDKLNFSKKDRYPIYSEADRMRIISALSCVDFVFLEESLELKRDYIQQYEADLLVMGDDWQGKFDELSDICQVKYLPRTPSISTTEIIEVVRHKAPGHD from the coding sequence ATGAGAGTCATTACTTTCGGTACCTTTGATGTATTTCATGTCGGACACGTCAATATTTTAGAGCGGGCCAGAGCTTGCGGTACAGAACTGTATGTAGGTGTTTCATCTGATAAACTTAATTTCTCTAAAAAAGACCGATATCCAATATACTCAGAGGCTGACCGAATGCGCATCATAAGCGCCTTGTCCTGTGTCGATTTTGTTTTCCTAGAAGAGTCATTGGAACTTAAAAGGGATTACATTCAACAGTACGAGGCCGACCTCTTAGTTATGGGGGATGACTGGCAGGGTAAATTTGATGAATTATCGGATATATGCCAGGTTAAATATTTGCCTCGTACTCCTTCTATATCTACTACCGAAATAATCGAAGTTGTTCGTCACAAAGCTCCCGGTCATGACTAA
- a CDS encoding CDP-glycerol glycerophosphotransferase family protein has translation MKIFFDVAYLYYLPHFEPVINALLDNPESSITVVFSSEPPSEISDSLHSKNVTTEVVDSEQRLDYYRKHNPDWVIFGHATEIAEELNQFCKTALILHGLGPKSTYYNASGGDILYRFVESESRQQKLQSLYPDKHFILTGYTKLDPIINDPSIAMDLAALGLDPKKPTLLYSPTFYPSTIENFPKDWPAEFSDYNILLKPHYLSLIKSAYKNQRALIKHWETFDNVYLAKESEQNLVPFMATADLMISETSSALFEFIALDKPVVICHFLKLRWGYRGLLKFRLNKRLSDDYQLFQSMGANIDHYRELKSAVESNLQDHSLYKQARQEITQQVVGTIDGQSSQRVAQFILNQD, from the coding sequence GTGAAAATATTTTTTGATGTAGCTTATTTATACTATTTACCTCACTTCGAACCCGTAATTAATGCTCTTCTCGACAATCCAGAGAGTAGCATAACTGTGGTTTTCAGTTCTGAGCCACCCAGTGAAATATCAGACTCACTTCATAGTAAGAATGTTACAACGGAAGTCGTTGATTCTGAACAGAGGCTAGACTATTACCGCAAGCATAATCCCGACTGGGTGATTTTCGGTCACGCTACGGAAATTGCTGAAGAACTCAACCAATTCTGCAAAACAGCGCTGATACTGCATGGTCTTGGTCCCAAATCCACCTATTACAATGCCTCCGGTGGAGACATACTGTATCGCTTTGTCGAATCAGAAAGTCGTCAGCAAAAACTCCAGAGCCTATACCCTGATAAACATTTTATACTCACGGGTTACACAAAATTAGATCCTATTATTAATGATCCATCCATAGCAATGGATTTAGCTGCTCTGGGTTTAGATCCTAAAAAACCAACTCTGCTGTATTCTCCAACTTTTTATCCCAGTACTATTGAGAACTTTCCCAAGGACTGGCCTGCAGAGTTTTCAGATTATAATATTCTACTGAAGCCACACTATCTGTCTTTAATAAAGTCCGCTTATAAAAATCAGCGAGCTCTAATAAAACACTGGGAAACTTTCGATAACGTTTATCTAGCCAAAGAGAGCGAACAAAACCTGGTTCCATTTATGGCCACCGCCGATCTTATGATCAGTGAAACCTCTTCCGCCCTTTTTGAGTTCATTGCTCTGGATAAACCCGTCGTGATATGTCACTTCTTGAAATTACGTTGGGGCTATCGAGGTCTCTTAAAATTCCGTCTTAATAAACGTTTATCGGATGACTATCAATTGTTCCAGTCCATGGGCGCTAATATAGACCATTATCGTGAACTAAAATCTGCGGTAGAATCAAATCTTCAGGATCACTCACTATATAAACAGGCACGCCAGGAAATCACCCAGCAGGTTGTTGGAACAATTGACGGGCAAAGCTCTCAGCGAGTGGCACAATTTATTTTAAATCAGGACTAA
- a CDS encoding bifunctional diguanylate cyclase/phosphodiesterase: MDKQLLNRLFSNDYSALLICSKSHVIKVISIDPVISESLLQGSPVEELLPRAVQNGSERRAIIKLPQLGVDKNFIVSSLQMEEDESHIDRILTLQVLPTLNLASPDLNDVVKDYKETVIRNSPIFIYVLDYKEKIFSEGMHNYSKLLGYSEREIMDMPDGVYSFIHPEDLEAVDRQEKELRSSDNRTVVPVEFRLQHKNGDWIWVQVHSTIYSRSEDGEPLIEIGTIHKMNKDQEAENALRQKDKYYRTLVENSYDCILMYNKEGIVTYISPSVTRVTGYQEEDLLGKTLEGFIYEDDREDASVNLRYVAENPGASSVVERRIRHKNGDILWIESRLANHLNDPDIQGVTINFHVISDRKEAEQEIHRLANYDALTGLANRHLLQSCLLRDIESCSAKQSKLAFMYVDLDRFKQINDTLGHSIGDDLLVSVTNYMKKCLRNGDTLARVGGDEFAIVLPNTETHEAQAVAERLLRHLKQPIQAGPHRVQSGASIGISMFPEHSSNAEDLFRYADMAMYSAKSDRNRFKFYQRKYSQQENKRRLIEKKLKVAIEDQHLHLYYQPRVDISSGKITSVEALCRWDDKENGSIPPNIFIPIAEETGLIHDLSQLVTKMVCRQSVEWHGMGIHIPIAFNLSVKDLKYFDLVHNINDTIDQFGVSGKMLEVEITESAAMTDVVNTVKVLNQLQENGIKLSIDDFGKGYSSLAYLSQLPVDNLKIDKYFVSRLSPNFNDHKINLNIIRTIISLAQSLNLKTVAEGIETPNQYNTLKSLGCHMGQGIFFYHPMPAQQLSKLLNREARLARQTINIQ; this comes from the coding sequence GTGGATAAGCAACTTCTAAATCGCTTATTTTCCAATGATTATTCAGCATTACTGATATGTAGCAAATCGCATGTCATCAAAGTTATTTCTATTGATCCCGTTATCTCAGAAAGCTTACTTCAAGGAAGCCCAGTGGAGGAACTCCTCCCTCGTGCAGTTCAAAATGGTTCGGAGCGACGCGCCATCATTAAGCTTCCTCAGCTTGGCGTCGATAAGAATTTCATTGTGTCCTCTTTACAGATGGAAGAGGACGAGTCCCATATAGATCGAATTCTGACCCTACAGGTGTTACCAACACTTAACCTTGCTTCACCCGATCTGAACGATGTTGTTAAAGATTATAAAGAGACCGTAATCAGGAACTCCCCTATTTTTATCTATGTTCTTGATTACAAAGAAAAGATATTTTCAGAGGGCATGCATAACTATTCCAAGCTTCTTGGCTATAGTGAGCGCGAAATTATGGACATGCCCGATGGAGTATATAGCTTTATTCATCCAGAAGATCTTGAGGCGGTAGACAGGCAGGAAAAAGAGCTTCGTAGTAGTGACAACCGAACGGTTGTGCCAGTAGAGTTCAGGCTACAGCATAAAAATGGTGACTGGATATGGGTTCAGGTCCACAGCACCATCTACTCTCGCAGCGAGGATGGGGAGCCACTGATAGAAATCGGTACCATCCATAAAATGAACAAGGATCAGGAAGCCGAGAATGCTCTCCGTCAAAAGGATAAATATTACCGGACGCTCGTTGAAAATAGCTATGACTGTATCTTGATGTATAACAAAGAAGGAATTGTCACTTATATTTCTCCTTCTGTCACCCGTGTCACAGGCTATCAGGAAGAAGATTTACTGGGCAAAACCCTGGAAGGATTTATTTATGAGGATGACAGGGAAGATGCCTCCGTCAATTTACGTTACGTTGCCGAGAACCCCGGAGCATCTTCCGTGGTCGAACGCCGCATAAGACATAAAAATGGCGATATTCTATGGATCGAGAGTCGTCTCGCAAACCACTTGAATGATCCAGACATTCAGGGTGTCACCATTAATTTCCATGTCATCAGCGACCGCAAGGAAGCAGAGCAGGAAATTCATCGGTTAGCCAATTATGATGCCCTCACAGGCCTTGCCAACAGACACCTGCTGCAAAGCTGTTTATTACGCGATATCGAAAGCTGTAGTGCCAAGCAATCCAAACTGGCATTCATGTATGTCGACCTGGATAGATTTAAGCAGATTAATGATACGTTAGGTCATTCCATTGGTGACGATCTTCTGGTTTCTGTCACTAATTATATGAAAAAATGCCTGCGTAATGGTGATACTTTGGCACGCGTTGGCGGTGATGAGTTTGCAATCGTCTTACCCAATACCGAAACACACGAAGCACAGGCGGTTGCCGAAAGATTATTACGACATCTAAAGCAACCAATACAGGCAGGGCCACACCGTGTGCAATCAGGCGCCAGTATTGGTATCAGTATGTTCCCTGAACACAGCAGTAATGCAGAAGACTTATTCCGTTATGCGGATATGGCAATGTATTCAGCAAAATCTGATCGCAACCGCTTTAAATTTTATCAACGAAAATACAGTCAGCAGGAAAACAAACGAAGACTGATTGAAAAAAAATTAAAAGTTGCCATAGAAGATCAGCATCTGCATTTATACTATCAGCCTCGGGTCGATATCAGTTCAGGAAAAATCACCAGCGTTGAAGCCCTTTGTCGATGGGATGATAAAGAGAATGGCAGTATCCCTCCCAATATCTTTATTCCCATTGCTGAAGAGACGGGACTCATTCATGACCTCAGCCAATTGGTTACCAAAATGGTTTGTAGGCAATCTGTCGAATGGCATGGCATGGGAATCCATATTCCTATTGCTTTTAATTTATCGGTGAAAGACCTCAAATATTTTGATCTAGTCCATAACATAAACGATACCATCGACCAGTTTGGTGTTTCAGGAAAAATGCTTGAAGTCGAAATCACAGAAAGTGCTGCCATGACGGATGTTGTTAATACCGTCAAGGTACTGAACCAGCTGCAAGAAAATGGTATTAAATTGTCGATTGATGACTTTGGTAAAGGTTACTCATCTCTGGCCTATCTCAGTCAATTACCGGTCGATAATTTAAAGATCGATAAATATTTTGTCTCGCGTTTAAGTCCTAACTTCAATGACCACAAGATCAACCTCAACATTATCCGAACCATTATTTCATTGGCCCAAAGCCTGAATCTTAAAACAGTTGCCGAAGGTATTGAGACACCCAACCAATACAACACTCTCAAATCCCTGGGTTGCCATATGGGACAGGGTATTTTCTTCTACCACCCCATGCCAGCTCAACAACTGTCAAAGCTACTAAACCGGGAAGCCCGTTTAGCCCGTCAAACCATCAACATCCAATAA